One segment of Nocardioides sp. QY071 DNA contains the following:
- a CDS encoding ABC transporter ATP-binding protein, whose translation MSTTSPSPLTTTETASAPLLSVNELQVHFPTQDGLVKAVNGLTFDLDRGKTLGIVGESGSGKSVSSMAIMGLHRGTNAKLSGEIVLDGVNLLDISAEEMRKKRGREVSMIFQDPLSAMHPYYTVGNQIAEAYRVHHDVSKKVAKQRAVEMLDRVGIPNPDKRVNDYPHQFSGGMRQRAMIAMGLINDPNLLIADEPTTALDVTVQAQILDLLQDLQREFNSAIIIITHDLGVVAEMADDVLVMYAGRAVEHGPCKEILTHPEMPYTWGLLSSVPDLSGDTEARLIPIPGNPPSLLNPPSGCAFHPRCPHRDKVPGDLCRTELPLLVPGQRGEIHTKRCHLPNPDAIYAAEVLPVIAPDLAEEL comes from the coding sequence ATGTCCACCACCTCCCCGTCCCCGCTCACCACGACGGAAACGGCCTCCGCGCCGCTGCTCTCGGTCAACGAGCTGCAGGTCCACTTCCCGACCCAGGACGGCCTGGTCAAGGCCGTCAACGGCCTGACCTTCGACCTCGACCGCGGCAAGACGCTCGGCATCGTCGGCGAGTCGGGATCCGGCAAGTCCGTGTCCAGCATGGCGATCATGGGGCTGCACCGCGGCACCAACGCCAAGCTGAGCGGCGAGATCGTGCTCGACGGCGTCAACCTCCTCGACATCAGCGCCGAGGAGATGCGCAAGAAGCGCGGCCGCGAGGTCTCGATGATCTTCCAGGACCCGCTGTCGGCGATGCACCCCTACTACACCGTCGGCAACCAGATCGCCGAGGCGTACCGGGTGCACCACGACGTGTCGAAGAAGGTCGCCAAGCAGCGCGCCGTCGAGATGCTCGACCGGGTCGGCATCCCCAACCCCGACAAGCGGGTCAACGACTACCCGCACCAGTTCTCCGGCGGCATGCGCCAGCGCGCGATGATCGCGATGGGGCTGATCAACGACCCCAACCTGCTCATCGCCGACGAGCCCACCACGGCGCTCGACGTGACGGTCCAGGCGCAGATCCTCGACCTGCTGCAGGACCTGCAGCGCGAGTTCAACTCGGCGATCATCATCATCACCCACGACCTCGGCGTCGTGGCGGAGATGGCCGACGACGTCCTGGTGATGTACGCCGGCCGCGCGGTCGAGCACGGTCCGTGCAAGGAGATCCTCACGCACCCGGAGATGCCCTACACGTGGGGCCTGCTCTCCAGCGTCCCGGACCTGTCCGGCGACACCGAGGCGCGGCTGATCCCGATCCCGGGCAACCCGCCCAGCCTGCTCAACCCGCCCTCCGGGTGCGCCTTCCACCCGCGGTGCCCGCACCGCGACAAGGTGCCCGGCGACCTGTGCCGCACCGAGCTGCCCCTGCTCGTGCCCGGCCAGCGCGGCGAGATCCACACCAAGCGCTGCCACCTGCCCAACCCTGACGCGATCTACGCGGCCGAGGTGCTGCCGGTCATCGCACCGGACCTGGCCGAGGAGCTGTGA
- a CDS encoding dipeptide ABC transporter ATP-binding protein, which produces MTNDTINVGSQEPEDAAPVARVEGHGAAVAPADAKPILEVDQLRMYFPVKSPGLIRRTVGQVQAVDGVSFQVAEATSLGLVGESGCGKSTTGRLITRLYKPTAGAIRFEGQDIAQAGPAELKPLRREIQMIFQDPYTSLNPRQTVGSIVGAPLAIHKVLPKDKILPRVQELLEIVGLNPEHYNRYPHEFSGGQRQRIGIARALTLQPKLLVADEPVSALDVSIQAQVINLLQDIQKEFGVAFLFIAHDLAIVRHFCPEIAVMYLGKIVEIGDRDSIYNNAHHPYTQALLSAVPDVKQAATGGRIERIRLQGDVPSPINPPSGCRFRTRCPIAQEICARHEPPLLQIGRKHKVACHFPGRLGQAPHEPLTAGLLGVDAEGRPDPGASPSTDLVEQPGYADTWFDLDNKSIGRA; this is translated from the coding sequence ATGACGAACGACACGATCAACGTGGGCAGCCAGGAGCCCGAGGACGCAGCGCCCGTGGCGCGGGTCGAGGGCCACGGCGCCGCCGTCGCGCCCGCCGATGCCAAGCCGATCCTCGAGGTCGACCAGCTGCGGATGTACTTCCCGGTCAAGTCGCCCGGCCTGATCCGCCGTACCGTCGGCCAGGTCCAGGCCGTCGACGGCGTCTCCTTCCAGGTCGCCGAGGCCACCTCGCTCGGCCTGGTCGGCGAGTCGGGCTGTGGCAAGTCGACGACCGGTCGCCTGATCACCCGCCTCTACAAGCCCACGGCCGGTGCGATCCGGTTCGAGGGCCAGGACATCGCCCAGGCGGGCCCGGCCGAGCTCAAGCCGCTGCGCCGCGAGATCCAGATGATCTTCCAGGACCCGTACACCTCGCTGAACCCGCGACAGACGGTCGGCTCGATCGTCGGTGCGCCGCTGGCGATCCACAAGGTGCTTCCCAAGGACAAGATCCTGCCGCGCGTGCAGGAGCTGCTCGAGATCGTCGGCCTCAACCCGGAGCACTACAACCGCTACCCCCACGAGTTCTCCGGCGGCCAGCGCCAGCGCATCGGCATCGCTCGCGCGCTGACCCTGCAGCCCAAGCTCCTCGTCGCCGACGAGCCGGTCTCCGCGCTGGACGTGTCGATCCAGGCGCAGGTCATCAACCTGCTCCAGGACATCCAGAAGGAGTTCGGGGTCGCGTTCCTCTTCATCGCACACGACCTCGCCATCGTGCGGCACTTCTGCCCCGAGATCGCAGTCATGTACCTCGGCAAGATCGTCGAGATCGGCGACCGGGACTCCATCTACAACAACGCCCACCACCCCTACACCCAGGCGCTCCTGTCGGCCGTCCCCGACGTCAAGCAGGCCGCCACGGGCGGCCGGATCGAGCGGATCCGGCTGCAGGGCGACGTCCCGAGCCCGATCAACCCGCCCTCGGGCTGCCGCTTCCGCACCCGCTGCCCGATCGCCCAGGAGATCTGCGCCCGGCACGAGCCGCCGCTGCTCCAGATCGGTCGCAAGCACAAGGTCGCCTGCCACTTCCCGGGTCGCCTGGGCCAGGCGCCCCACGAGCCGCTGACCGCCGGCCTGCTCGGCGTCGACGCCGAGGGTCGTCCCGACCCGGGTGCCAGCCCGAGCACGGACCTGGTCGAGCAGCCCGGGTACGCCGACACCTGGTTCGACCTCGACAACAAGTCGATCGGCCGCGCCTGA
- a CDS encoding ABC transporter permease — protein sequence MLAYVIRRLFAGVIMLIVMSIVTFALFFASPIDQASFICGKNCSAAQKKQTAAAMGYDDSFANQWVDFAKGVVQGRDYPDDPKLRETAPETIVHCDAPCLGYSRERGDTVTNLIKDTFPVSFSLAVSAFILWMVGGVLLGVTAALKKGSIIDRGLVGLSLIAYAFPTFFVGLVLYKFVAIKWGLTEIPRYTSIAEGGVGGWLSSLTLPAITLALFFMAAYVRMTRSYVIESFQEDYVRTARSKGLPERTVTYKHALRAALTPIVTMAGLDFAGLMGGAIITESVFNYPGMGKLAVRASSDFDLPTTVGLVVLLAAFVILANIIVDLLYAVIDPRVRLG from the coding sequence GTGCTCGCGTACGTCATCCGTCGGCTCTTCGCCGGCGTGATCATGCTCATCGTGATGAGCATCGTCACCTTCGCCCTGTTCTTCGCCTCCCCGATCGACCAGGCGTCCTTCATCTGCGGCAAGAACTGCTCGGCCGCCCAGAAGAAGCAGACGGCCGCCGCCATGGGCTACGACGACTCGTTCGCCAACCAGTGGGTGGACTTCGCGAAGGGCGTCGTCCAGGGGCGCGACTACCCCGACGACCCCAAGCTGCGCGAGACGGCGCCGGAGACCATCGTCCACTGCGACGCTCCGTGCCTCGGCTACTCCCGCGAGCGCGGTGACACCGTCACCAACCTGATCAAGGACACCTTCCCGGTGTCCTTCTCCCTGGCGGTCTCCGCCTTCATCCTCTGGATGGTCGGCGGCGTGCTGCTGGGAGTCACAGCGGCCCTGAAGAAGGGCTCCATCATCGACCGCGGCCTGGTCGGCCTGTCCCTGATCGCCTATGCCTTCCCGACGTTCTTCGTCGGGCTCGTGCTCTACAAGTTCGTCGCGATCAAGTGGGGGCTCACCGAGATCCCGCGCTACACCTCGATCGCCGAAGGAGGCGTCGGTGGCTGGCTCTCCAGCCTGACGCTGCCCGCGATCACCCTTGCCCTGTTCTTCATGGCGGCCTACGTCCGCATGACCCGGTCCTACGTGATCGAGTCCTTCCAGGAGGACTACGTCCGCACGGCACGGTCCAAGGGCCTGCCGGAGCGCACCGTGACCTACAAGCACGCCCTGCGTGCGGCCCTGACCCCGATCGTGACCATGGCGGGCCTGGACTTCGCCGGCCTGATGGGCGGCGCGATCATCACCGAGTCGGTCTTCAACTACCCAGGCATGGGCAAGCTGGCCGTGCGCGCGAGCTCGGACTTCGACCTGCCGACGACCGTCGGCCTGGTCGTCCTGCTGGCGGCCTTCGTGATCCTGGCCAACATCATCGTGGACCTGTTGTACGCCGTCATCGACCCGCGCGTGCGGCTGGGCTGA